A genomic stretch from Achromobacter spanius includes:
- a CDS encoding SpoVR family protein produces the protein MNAIVGALVEPDTAGGARPISQGSEWTFELIQSYDDAISKVAAEYGLDTYPNQIEVITSEQMLDAYASAGLPIGYPHWSYGKEFIRNEQYYRRGMQGLAYEIVINSNPCISYLMEENSMTMQALVIAHACYGHNSFFKGNYLFRQWTDADGVLDYLVFARKYVMSCEDRYGIDAVESLLDSCHALSHHGVDRYKRPAPMSFKEEAARQAERKEHARLQYNDLWRTLPRLEADKDTRTDAPVFPPEPEENLLYFIEKYSPKLAPWQKELVRIVRKIAQYFYPQTQTKVMNEGWATFWHYTILNRLHEKGLVNDGFMMEFLQSHTNVVSQRGFDERGYGGINPYALGFAMMTDIRRICEAPTPEDRKWFPDIAGGDWQKTLDFAMRNFKDESFISQYLSPRLIREFRLFAISDHQSNPKLEVAAIHNDEGYRDIRRLLAAQHNRDNQVPDIQVVRFNRDSDRSLVLRHLKSRGRPLAGEDAEQVMKHLARLWGFRVRLEETEPDGTVSSYREQEPPAPH, from the coding sequence ATGAATGCCATCGTGGGTGCTCTCGTGGAGCCGGATACGGCCGGCGGCGCTCGGCCGATATCCCAAGGCTCAGAATGGACGTTCGAACTGATCCAGTCCTATGACGACGCGATCTCCAAGGTCGCGGCCGAGTACGGCCTGGACACGTATCCGAACCAGATCGAGGTGATTACCTCGGAACAGATGCTGGATGCTTATGCGTCGGCCGGGCTGCCTATCGGCTATCCGCACTGGTCATACGGCAAGGAATTCATCCGCAACGAGCAATACTACCGGCGCGGCATGCAGGGCCTGGCGTACGAGATCGTCATCAATTCCAACCCGTGCATCTCTTATCTCATGGAAGAAAACTCCATGACGATGCAGGCGCTGGTGATTGCGCATGCGTGCTATGGGCATAACTCGTTTTTCAAGGGCAACTACCTGTTCCGGCAATGGACCGACGCCGATGGGGTGCTGGACTACCTGGTATTCGCGCGCAAGTATGTGATGTCGTGCGAAGACCGCTACGGCATCGACGCGGTGGAATCGCTGCTGGATTCCTGCCATGCGCTGTCGCACCACGGGGTGGACCGCTACAAGCGGCCCGCGCCGATGTCATTCAAGGAAGAGGCCGCGCGTCAGGCCGAGCGCAAGGAACACGCGCGTCTGCAATACAACGACTTGTGGCGCACGTTGCCGCGCCTGGAAGCCGACAAGGACACGCGCACTGATGCGCCGGTGTTTCCGCCGGAACCCGAAGAGAACCTGCTGTACTTCATTGAGAAGTACTCGCCCAAGCTGGCTCCGTGGCAGAAAGAGCTGGTGCGCATCGTGCGCAAGATTGCCCAGTACTTTTACCCGCAGACCCAGACCAAGGTCATGAACGAAGGGTGGGCCACGTTCTGGCACTACACCATCCTGAACCGCTTGCATGAAAAAGGGCTGGTCAACGACGGCTTCATGATGGAGTTCCTGCAAAGCCATACCAACGTTGTCAGCCAACGCGGCTTTGACGAACGCGGCTATGGCGGCATCAACCCGTATGCGCTGGGCTTTGCGATGATGACGGACATCCGCCGGATCTGCGAAGCGCCCACGCCTGAAGACCGAAAGTGGTTTCCCGATATTGCGGGCGGCGATTGGCAGAAGACGCTGGACTTCGCCATGCGCAACTTCAAGGACGAGTCCTTCATCTCGCAGTACCTGTCCCCGCGGCTGATCCGCGAGTTCCGCTTGTTTGCGATCTCGGACCATCAGTCGAACCCGAAGCTGGAAGTGGCCGCCATCCACAACGACGAGGGCTACCGCGACATTCGCCGCCTGCTGGCCGCGCAGCACAACCGCGACAACCAGGTGCCGGACATCCAGGTGGTGCGTTTCAATCGCGATTCGGACCGTTCATTGGTGCTGCGGCATTTGAAGAGCCGTGGCCGCCCCTTGGCGGGCGAGGATGCCGAGCAGGTCATGAAGCATCTGGCGCGCCTGTGGGGCTTCAGGGTCAGGCTGGAAGAAACCGAGCCGGACGGCACGGTCAGTTCTTACCGCGAGCAGGAACCCCCAGCTCCGCACTAA
- a CDS encoding DUF1120 domain-containing protein — MTLAAACTTHAGTNQADLLIGGQLTPPACSMGFGSGSAVDFGTLPFQSLNRNGTLLPEQRPRMEIACGSPTRVSFTVHENRPDTAITHQEAIADGMPWPYQNPQNGAPHAWGLGRIDDVKIGAVVLLVRPEATVVDGIPPFNSTSVVLSRPSGSASWPVQSGMDTINVNPADEYSFGKDATATPITTASVSLAVTPVLNGTAALPTSKEIPLDGSVTFTLRYL, encoded by the coding sequence TTGACTCTGGCCGCCGCTTGCACCACGCATGCAGGCACCAATCAAGCCGATCTGCTCATCGGCGGCCAACTCACCCCGCCAGCCTGCAGCATGGGCTTTGGTAGTGGAAGCGCCGTCGACTTCGGCACCCTGCCTTTTCAGTCGCTGAACCGCAACGGAACGCTGCTGCCCGAACAGCGTCCACGCATGGAGATCGCGTGCGGCAGCCCGACACGCGTCTCTTTCACGGTTCACGAGAACCGTCCGGACACTGCCATCACACATCAGGAAGCCATCGCCGACGGCATGCCATGGCCCTATCAAAACCCGCAGAACGGCGCGCCTCACGCTTGGGGATTGGGCCGTATCGACGATGTCAAGATCGGTGCCGTCGTGCTGTTGGTGCGCCCCGAGGCCACGGTGGTTGACGGCATCCCGCCGTTCAACAGTACGTCCGTGGTTCTTTCCCGTCCCAGCGGCAGCGCAAGCTGGCCTGTTCAATCGGGCATGGACACCATCAACGTGAATCCGGCGGACGAATACTCGTTCGGCAAAGATGCCACCGCCACTCCCATCACGACTGCGTCCGTCAGCTTGGCCGTGACACCCGTGTTGAACGGAACCGCTGCCTTGCCAACGTCCAAGGAAATTCCACTGGATGGTTCGGTGACGTTCACGTTGCGCTACCTGTAG
- a CDS encoding DUF1120 domain-containing protein, with protein sequence MKNQFFVGVALVTLAATSHAAGNSNLTVTGKLTPPACNAHFDGNATLDFDAIAFNALDNNGTKLGSKDTLLQIDCGTPTRVSVVALDNRAGSGITLQEAPNLNWPYQNPQNGTKYSWGLGFADGKQIKTGALIALIIPASTMVDGALLTEAGVQKILARPTGSNIWSIGSSHYSVNLSPDLEYSFGPTGGPAVPITNAQLAVGLSPMIGQPSTLPAANEIPLDGSITFTLRYL encoded by the coding sequence ATGAAAAACCAATTCTTTGTCGGCGTGGCGTTGGTCACGTTGGCTGCCACATCGCACGCTGCCGGCAATAGCAATCTCACCGTGACGGGCAAGCTCACACCACCGGCATGCAACGCCCATTTTGACGGTAATGCAACGCTCGACTTCGACGCCATCGCATTTAACGCCTTGGACAACAACGGCACGAAACTCGGCAGCAAAGACACCCTCCTGCAGATCGATTGCGGCACCCCCACGCGCGTCAGCGTTGTCGCGCTGGACAACCGGGCAGGCTCGGGCATCACGCTTCAGGAAGCGCCCAATCTCAACTGGCCATACCAAAACCCGCAGAACGGCACCAAGTATTCCTGGGGGTTGGGCTTTGCAGACGGCAAACAGATCAAGACGGGCGCATTGATCGCGCTGATTATTCCCGCCAGCACCATGGTCGACGGAGCGCTCCTGACCGAAGCGGGGGTGCAAAAGATCCTTGCGCGCCCCACGGGAAGCAATATCTGGTCGATAGGGTCATCGCACTATTCAGTCAACCTCAGCCCCGATCTTGAATACTCGTTCGGCCCGACGGGCGGCCCCGCCGTACCGATTACGAACGCGCAGTTGGCGGTCGGACTCTCCCCCATGATCGGCCAACCGTCAACCTTGCCCGCAGCGAACGAAATTCCGTTGGACGGCTCGATCACGTTCACGTTGCGTTACCTGTAA
- a CDS encoding DUF1120 domain-containing protein — MNYSVRPLPTLRYLLAASFLIAASAQAAPSAELKITGRITPPSCDLSLAGNGVLDFGDRAFNSLNVDGTKLTEKTVGLNITCDGATRVGLHVVDNRASSKVLKASLNINAWGSISSNITDAYIFGLGSVAGANDTQIPIGGYMFGFKEGDVQANGSKATVLYSADKRTWSAEAVLRQFISPNFTYSFFLGSPGANATPVPVTAVAGSLTVMPTINRASELPTTAAIPLDGSATISLVYL, encoded by the coding sequence ATGAATTACTCGGTACGCCCCCTGCCCACCCTGCGCTACCTCTTGGCCGCAAGCTTTTTGATCGCCGCATCCGCCCAAGCGGCTCCCTCAGCTGAACTCAAGATCACCGGTCGCATCACGCCCCCGTCCTGCGACCTTTCCCTGGCCGGCAACGGCGTGCTTGATTTCGGCGACCGCGCATTCAATTCGCTCAACGTCGACGGCACCAAGCTGACCGAAAAAACGGTTGGCCTGAACATCACTTGCGACGGCGCCACGCGCGTCGGCCTGCACGTGGTAGACAACCGCGCCAGCAGCAAAGTTCTGAAAGCCTCGTTGAACATCAACGCCTGGGGCTCCATCAGCTCCAACATCACCGACGCCTACATCTTTGGGCTCGGCTCCGTCGCTGGCGCCAACGACACGCAGATTCCCATCGGCGGCTACATGTTCGGCTTCAAGGAAGGCGACGTCCAAGCCAACGGCAGCAAGGCTACCGTGCTCTACAGCGCGGACAAGCGCACCTGGTCCGCCGAAGCCGTATTGCGGCAGTTCATCAGCCCGAATTTCACCTACTCATTCTTCCTGGGCTCCCCGGGCGCCAACGCCACGCCGGTACCGGTCACGGCGGTAGCCGGTTCGCTGACCGTAATGCCCACGATCAACCGCGCCAGCGAACTCCCCACGACCGCCGCCATCCCGCTGGACGGCAGCGCCACGATCTCGCTCGTTTACCTGTAA
- a CDS encoding response regulator transcription factor, giving the protein MRIAILDDHPVVRAGMSAYLSQNRDIVVIGEYETSRDLIQALANQTADVLLIDYSLGPAEVDGISLIKTLRIKFPDARILVFSALYDPATVALALRSGAHGFVGKGGREEEIVLAVRKVAAGGTYCDAQMTYLLSGASTEQTEPPPGDPALLPSACGVLDGASLSDREREVIRCLLAGMTISDIAVKFGRSPKTISAQKGTAYRKLGVTTDNGLFKLCGLL; this is encoded by the coding sequence TTGCGCATCGCGATCCTGGATGACCATCCGGTGGTACGGGCAGGCATGTCTGCGTACTTGTCGCAAAACCGCGACATTGTTGTCATCGGCGAGTACGAAACCAGCCGGGACCTGATCCAGGCGCTTGCGAACCAGACCGCCGACGTCTTGTTGATCGATTACTCGTTGGGCCCCGCCGAGGTCGACGGCATCTCGCTGATCAAAACGCTGCGTATCAAGTTTCCCGACGCGCGCATCCTGGTGTTCTCCGCGCTTTATGACCCCGCCACTGTTGCGCTGGCCTTGCGATCCGGCGCGCACGGTTTCGTGGGCAAGGGCGGACGCGAAGAGGAAATCGTGCTGGCGGTGCGCAAGGTTGCCGCGGGAGGCACGTATTGCGATGCGCAGATGACGTACTTGTTGTCCGGTGCAAGCACCGAGCAGACTGAACCGCCACCAGGCGATCCCGCCTTGCTGCCGTCGGCATGTGGCGTGCTGGATGGCGCGTCGCTGTCGGACCGCGAGCGCGAGGTGATTCGTTGCCTGCTGGCTGGGATGACAATCTCTGACATTGCCGTCAAATTCGGGCGCAGCCCAAAAACCATCAGCGCGCAGAAGGGCACCGCTTATCGCAAGCTGGGCGTGACGACGGACAACGGCCTGTTCAAGCTGTGCGGGCTCTTGTAG